A stretch of Halomonas elongata DSM 2581 DNA encodes these proteins:
- a CDS encoding sigma-54 interaction domain-containing protein, whose protein sequence is MAEVRPLFEQQDVGAVEVFDNVGQAIGVLTQTDVETAVREARLENQVGECLRYRVTGDSPSLDIADVSSHGFDHEPLRSVLNALHDGVYITDARGITVTVNTAYERLTGIQRDDVVGRHMADLVKAGYISKSVSLEVIRERRPITLVQSIRDHDKILVSGMPLLDNEGALRYVITSVRDVTELLRAKHAQEQLAQIHRMREAYDVDVRSDGQPPWLIVSPQSRECYALARRIAPTQVKVLIQGETGTGKTLLARYIHQHSERAEGPFLELNCTAMPEGLLEAELFGYSPGAFTGAAPRGKQGLLDVAHGGTLLLDEIGDLPLALQAKLLKVVEENRFLPVGGTEFRHANIRLICATHRDLQQQVHMGQFREDLYYRLSVVPLTLPPLRERREEIIPLLDHYLTHFNQRHEKTRCWHPESLELLAGHDWPGNIRELINLTERLVVSVSEQEITPHWLPHVPASLETPNPSATCDGSLREQIMELERQLIETALATHGTTRAAAAALGIDQSTLVKKTRRWRLSRSA, encoded by the coding sequence ATGGCGGAAGTCCGGCCACTCTTCGAGCAACAGGACGTCGGAGCTGTCGAGGTATTCGACAACGTCGGCCAGGCCATTGGCGTGCTGACCCAGACCGATGTCGAAACCGCCGTTCGGGAGGCCAGGCTCGAGAACCAGGTTGGCGAATGCCTTCGCTATCGCGTTACGGGCGATTCCCCCTCGCTCGACATCGCCGACGTATCGAGCCACGGCTTCGATCACGAACCATTGCGCTCGGTGTTGAATGCCCTGCATGACGGGGTCTACATCACTGACGCCCGGGGTATCACGGTCACCGTCAACACGGCCTATGAGCGTCTCACCGGAATTCAGCGCGATGACGTGGTGGGCCGGCACATGGCCGACCTGGTCAAGGCCGGCTACATCTCGAAATCCGTGTCGCTGGAAGTGATTCGGGAGCGGCGCCCCATCACCCTGGTGCAGAGTATCCGCGACCACGACAAGATCCTCGTCAGTGGCATGCCCTTGCTCGATAACGAGGGGGCTCTACGCTATGTGATCACCAGCGTCCGCGACGTCACCGAACTACTGCGCGCCAAGCATGCTCAGGAACAGCTTGCACAGATCCACCGCATGCGCGAGGCCTATGATGTGGACGTCAGGAGCGATGGCCAGCCACCGTGGCTGATCGTCAGCCCCCAATCCCGGGAGTGCTATGCACTGGCCAGGCGTATCGCCCCCACGCAAGTCAAGGTATTGATCCAGGGAGAAACGGGCACGGGCAAGACACTACTGGCCCGCTATATCCATCAGCATAGCGAACGTGCCGAGGGACCTTTTCTCGAGCTTAACTGCACCGCCATGCCAGAGGGGCTTCTCGAAGCCGAACTCTTTGGCTATAGCCCGGGCGCTTTCACCGGGGCCGCGCCTCGCGGCAAGCAGGGCCTATTGGATGTCGCCCACGGCGGCACCCTGCTGCTCGATGAGATCGGTGACCTTCCCTTGGCCCTGCAGGCCAAGTTGCTCAAGGTTGTCGAGGAAAACCGCTTCCTGCCGGTCGGCGGTACAGAATTTCGCCATGCCAACATCCGACTGATCTGCGCAACCCACCGCGACCTGCAACAGCAGGTACATATGGGCCAGTTCCGCGAAGACCTCTATTATCGCCTCAGCGTCGTTCCCCTGACGCTGCCCCCCTTGCGCGAGCGCCGTGAAGAAATCATCCCCCTGCTTGATCATTACCTGACACACTTCAACCAGCGCCACGAAAAGACTCGATGCTGGCACCCCGAAAGCCTCGAGCTGCTCGCCGGCCATGACTGGCCCGGTAACATCCGCGAGTTGATCAATCTCACAGAACGCCTGGTGGTCAGCGTCTCCGAACAGGAAATCACGCCACATTGGTTGCCTCATGTTCCAGCTTCACTCGAGACGCCCAATCCCTCCGCCACCTGCGACGGTTCCCTGCGAGAACAGATCATGGAGCTGGAACGCCAGTTGATCGAGACAGCGCTGGCCACTCACGGCACGACCCGCGCGGCCGCCGCGGCCCTCGGTATCGATCAGTCGACGCTGGTCAAGAAAACCCGGCGCTGGCGCCTCTCGCGTTCTGCCTGA
- a CDS encoding membrane protein, with amino-acid sequence MNQWKHRAEGAETPYIAMGPFKLRLPFLHYRFELPDYLQGLLMCAVDLAAIPLMTELLGMPFEAALAIVMLNGVLYLLHHLFGDPVVPGWITPAIPLLMAYVTTFPEGEARVHALIAFQMMLGILALFLGRTGLAARVVSLIPSAIKAGVIMGAGLAAIVVVFDEGGRFSQYPFTISIAVGLAFYLIFSRHFAKLKASGGAWATLGKLGIFPIIVLAIIIAPLFGEAPWPDVEWGISQPDFALMLSEYTVFGVGLPPLSMYVTAIPTVLAAYIVLFGDVLQSKALLDEADDMRRDEKVDYNPDRAHMIFGGRNLGMSVFGPDVVMCGPLWAAMQVVITERYKEGKAAMHSIFGGSGSFRWGTNTGLLLLPIVSLVQPILGIALALTLLIQGYVSVRIGIMEARSQRDLGIAGVIAAVLVIKGATWAFAVGVLLCLLIYGRRFFSGENDGTFTKDLTRGTTPQRPASDSTKSLHESDASLDVH; translated from the coding sequence ATGAATCAATGGAAACATCGTGCCGAAGGCGCGGAAACGCCTTACATCGCCATGGGGCCTTTCAAGCTCCGCCTTCCCTTCCTTCATTATCGCTTCGAGTTGCCTGACTATCTTCAGGGACTCTTGATGTGTGCGGTGGATCTGGCCGCCATCCCCTTGATGACGGAACTGCTGGGCATGCCCTTCGAAGCGGCTCTTGCCATCGTGATGCTGAACGGCGTGTTATACCTCCTGCACCATCTATTTGGCGATCCCGTCGTCCCCGGCTGGATCACGCCAGCCATTCCCTTGCTGATGGCTTACGTGACAACCTTCCCCGAAGGCGAAGCCCGGGTGCATGCATTGATCGCCTTCCAGATGATGCTGGGGATCCTGGCCCTTTTCCTCGGGCGAACAGGACTGGCAGCCAGGGTAGTGAGCCTCATTCCCTCCGCCATCAAGGCAGGTGTGATCATGGGCGCTGGTCTGGCCGCCATCGTGGTGGTCTTCGACGAAGGTGGGCGTTTCTCGCAGTACCCCTTCACCATCAGCATCGCCGTAGGCCTGGCCTTCTACCTGATCTTCTCTCGACACTTCGCCAAACTGAAAGCGAGTGGCGGTGCCTGGGCCACTCTCGGCAAGCTCGGCATTTTCCCCATCATCGTCCTGGCCATCATCATCGCGCCACTCTTCGGTGAAGCGCCCTGGCCCGACGTGGAGTGGGGGATCAGCCAACCCGACTTCGCGCTGATGTTGAGCGAATACACTGTCTTCGGCGTCGGGCTCCCTCCGCTGTCGATGTACGTCACTGCCATTCCCACCGTCCTTGCTGCCTATATCGTACTGTTCGGCGATGTGCTGCAAAGCAAGGCCCTGCTCGACGAAGCCGACGACATGCGTCGCGATGAGAAAGTCGATTACAACCCCGACCGCGCTCACATGATCTTCGGTGGTCGCAATCTCGGCATGAGCGTGTTTGGTCCTGATGTGGTGATGTGCGGCCCACTCTGGGCTGCCATGCAGGTAGTGATCACGGAACGCTACAAGGAGGGCAAGGCCGCCATGCACTCGATCTTCGGCGGTTCGGGCTCGTTCCGCTGGGGCACCAATACCGGCCTGCTGCTGCTCCCCATCGTCAGCCTGGTACAGCCGATTCTCGGCATTGCGCTGGCGCTTACCCTGCTGATCCAGGGTTATGTCAGCGTGCGCATCGGCATCATGGAAGCACGCAGCCAACGCGACCTGGGTATCGCCGGCGTGATTGCCGCGGTGCTGGTCATCAAGGGAGCCACCTGGGCCTTTGCGGTTGGCGTATTACTGTGCCTGCTGATCTACGGTCGCCGTTTCTTCTCGGGAGAGAACGATGGCACCTTCACCAAGGATCTGACCAGAGGCACCACTCCCCAACGTCCCGCCTCCGACTCAACCAAGAGTCTACATGAGTCCGATGCCTCGCTTGACGTACATTGA
- a CDS encoding iron-containing alcohol dehydrogenase translates to MHVSSFKTAHRLITGQQASQDLLAQVSRLGMQKPLLVTDRGVRKSGTLDLVTSRVKDLGYAIYDRVPPEPEIEIVEECTQAFRHGEHDGLIAVGGGSAMDIAKCVSVYARYSGTLDTLFGEDKVESSGVPLIAIPTTAGTGSEVTNIAILADNRQGTKRGIVSDYLLPDVALVAPEMTLSCPRSVTAASGVDALVHAIEAYLSNFASPLTDALALKAMTLIVRALPKAFANPNNLAAREDMATGSLMAGLAFGNAGVGAVHALAYPLGGRYHLAHGVSNALLLPHVMAWNKLACVERFQDIAHAFGEPCQGLSATQIADNVIDRLHRLCRDVEIPAQLRTFDIPESALPELAEAASKVERLLRNNPRVLSRDDIEQIYRAAY, encoded by the coding sequence ATGCACGTCAGTAGCTTCAAGACCGCCCACCGTTTGATCACCGGCCAGCAGGCTTCCCAAGATCTCCTGGCGCAGGTAAGCCGACTTGGCATGCAAAAACCTCTACTCGTTACCGACCGTGGTGTGCGCAAATCAGGCACCTTGGATCTCGTGACGTCCCGAGTGAAGGATCTGGGTTACGCCATCTACGATCGCGTCCCTCCCGAACCGGAAATCGAGATCGTCGAGGAATGCACCCAGGCCTTTCGACATGGAGAACATGACGGCTTGATCGCCGTCGGTGGCGGCAGCGCCATGGACATTGCAAAGTGCGTTTCGGTTTACGCTCGATACAGCGGTACGCTGGATACCCTGTTCGGCGAGGACAAGGTCGAATCGTCGGGAGTGCCCTTGATCGCCATTCCCACAACCGCCGGCACGGGTTCCGAAGTCACCAACATCGCCATCCTCGCTGACAACAGGCAAGGCACGAAGCGAGGCATCGTCAGCGACTACTTGCTGCCCGACGTTGCCCTGGTGGCCCCGGAAATGACGTTGAGTTGCCCACGTTCGGTGACCGCCGCCAGTGGTGTAGATGCCCTCGTTCACGCCATCGAGGCCTACCTTTCGAACTTCGCCAGCCCCCTCACCGATGCATTGGCGCTCAAGGCCATGACGCTGATCGTCAGGGCCCTGCCCAAGGCATTCGCCAACCCGAACAACCTTGCCGCACGCGAGGACATGGCCACCGGCAGCCTGATGGCAGGGCTGGCCTTCGGCAATGCCGGCGTCGGTGCCGTACATGCCCTGGCCTACCCTCTGGGTGGCCGTTACCACCTGGCCCACGGAGTGAGTAACGCCTTGTTATTGCCGCATGTCATGGCCTGGAACAAGCTGGCCTGCGTCGAACGCTTCCAAGATATCGCTCATGCCTTCGGCGAACCGTGCCAGGGCTTGTCTGCCACCCAGATCGCCGACAACGTCATCGACCGATTGCACCGATTGTGTCGTGACGTCGAGATTCCCGCACAACTGCGGACATTCGATATCCCCGAATCCGCCCTTCCCGAACTGGCCGAAGCCGCCAGCAAGGTCGAGCGCCTTCTGCGTAACAATCCTCGCGTCCTGAGTCGTGACGACATCGAGCAGATCTACCGCGCTGCCTATTAG
- a CDS encoding sugar porter family MFS transporter → MTRIVQWSITVALAGFLFGFDTAVISGADKPIQALWGLSDLQHGLLIMSMALWGTVLGAIFGNWPTDTFGRRATLLIIGVFYLVSAVGSAVVSDPVLFAIFRLIGGIGVGISSVAAPTYISEIAPPKHRGLLVAMYQFNIVFGILMAFISNYIIGSLITEGAWRWMLGIEAVPALLYTLMITRVPRSPRWLILKRNDVAEASRVLRLINPEADTDAEIATIRAAEDEERNAHAPFFSRRYRLPVLLAFLIAFFNQLSGINFIIYYAPRVLEAAELESQAALLSTAGIGLVNLVFTMIGMSLIDRFGRRTLLFIGSAGYLISLVLISRAFFIDALGGIEVPLLLGLFIAAHAISQGAVIWVFIAEVFPNHVRARGQSFGSSVHWIFAALITLVMPWVLGTFSGGPVFAFFAVMMLLQLIFVLFLMPETRNVSLEVLQRHLVGDNVKLRRVHLSSARAQSVVSGKGA, encoded by the coding sequence ATGACGCGTATCGTGCAATGGTCGATCACCGTGGCTCTGGCCGGCTTCCTGTTCGGCTTCGACACGGCGGTGATTTCGGGCGCCGACAAGCCTATCCAGGCCCTGTGGGGATTAAGTGACCTGCAGCATGGCCTGCTGATCATGTCCATGGCTCTGTGGGGGACCGTGCTGGGCGCCATCTTCGGTAACTGGCCCACCGATACTTTCGGTCGGCGCGCCACCCTGCTCATCATCGGTGTGTTCTATCTGGTATCCGCCGTGGGATCCGCAGTGGTCTCGGACCCGGTACTGTTCGCCATCTTTCGTCTGATCGGCGGCATCGGCGTGGGCATTTCCTCGGTGGCCGCTCCCACCTACATCTCCGAGATCGCCCCACCGAAGCATCGCGGCCTGTTGGTCGCCATGTACCAGTTCAATATCGTCTTCGGCATCCTGATGGCGTTCATCTCGAACTACATCATCGGCAGCCTGATCACCGAAGGGGCCTGGCGCTGGATGCTGGGTATCGAGGCGGTGCCTGCTCTCCTCTACACGCTGATGATCACTCGAGTGCCGCGTAGTCCGCGCTGGTTGATTCTCAAGCGTAACGATGTCGCGGAGGCGTCTCGCGTGCTGCGCCTGATCAATCCCGAGGCGGATACTGACGCGGAGATCGCGACTATCCGCGCTGCCGAGGATGAAGAGCGCAATGCGCATGCTCCCTTTTTCTCGCGTCGCTATCGCCTACCGGTTCTGTTGGCCTTCCTGATCGCTTTCTTCAATCAACTCTCCGGCATCAACTTCATCATCTACTATGCCCCCCGCGTGCTCGAGGCTGCCGAACTGGAGAGCCAGGCAGCATTGTTGTCGACGGCCGGCATTGGTCTGGTCAATCTGGTCTTCACCATGATCGGCATGTCCCTGATCGATCGTTTCGGGCGGCGCACCCTGCTTTTCATCGGCTCTGCCGGTTATTTGATATCACTGGTGTTGATATCGAGAGCCTTCTTCATTGATGCCCTCGGCGGTATCGAGGTGCCGCTGCTGCTGGGCCTGTTCATTGCCGCTCATGCCATCAGTCAGGGTGCGGTGATCTGGGTGTTCATTGCCGAGGTCTTCCCCAATCACGTGCGCGCTCGCGGCCAATCCTTCGGCAGTTCGGTTCACTGGATCTTCGCGGCCTTGATCACCCTGGTCATGCCCTGGGTGCTGGGTACCTTCAGCGGTGGCCCGGTATTCGCCTTCTTCGCCGTCATGATGCTGTTGCAGCTGATATTCGTGCTGTTCCTGATGCCGGAAACGCGCAATGTCTCGCTCGAGGTGCTGCAGCGGCACCTGGTCGGTGACAACGTCAAGCTGCGCCGTGTGCATCTTTCCAGTGCTCGCGCGCAATCCGTGGTCTCCGGCAAGGGAGCATGA
- a CDS encoding sigma-54 interaction domain-containing protein: MLEVWREACRHIEIAESVAAIADQLSQWLPIKRLLIRRLDPVTYHLETVADTLGSKDESRDRGLTELSSDNIERLMKWCQLGELAHCASRHHEHSFTLAAIPTSLTDNVLIGPLISEHDTVGLLIMQLRPDAKISEHDEVLCKRLLEPFAAALENDRRLRELKALRESAEADKRSLLSRLGRDALGDTVIGADNGLRQVMQRVQQVADSDAAVLVLGETGSGKEVIARSVHQRSTRAGGPFIRVNCGAIPPELVDSELFGHEKGSFTGAVSRRRGWFERADEGTLFLDEIGELPMAAQVRLLRVLQDGSFERVGGETSIQVDVRVVAATNNDLARMVQRGEFREDLWYRIAVFPIVLPPLRERSEDIPALAEHFAERAARRFGMKPQVLSAHDLSLLAAYPWPGNVREFNSVLERAVILGDGERLDVSQALGVASETTPPLPQSTSSNSERKQLKNTEIQPLDVVIRSHIERALVASRGRIEGPEGAADILRINPHTLRARMRKLAIDWSRYRQ, translated from the coding sequence ATGCTGGAAGTCTGGCGCGAAGCCTGCCGGCACATCGAGATTGCCGAGTCGGTCGCCGCCATAGCTGACCAGTTATCGCAGTGGCTACCGATCAAGCGGTTGCTGATCCGCCGCCTCGATCCGGTCACGTACCACCTTGAAACCGTGGCAGACACACTCGGCTCCAAGGATGAGTCACGTGATCGTGGATTAACCGAGTTGTCCAGCGACAACATAGAGCGTTTGATGAAATGGTGTCAGCTAGGAGAGTTGGCACACTGTGCCTCTCGACATCACGAGCACTCATTTACGCTAGCCGCGATACCGACTTCGCTGACCGACAACGTCTTGATCGGTCCTCTCATCAGCGAGCACGACACCGTCGGGCTGCTCATTATGCAACTTCGTCCCGATGCGAAGATCTCTGAACACGACGAAGTCCTCTGCAAGAGACTCCTTGAGCCGTTTGCGGCAGCGCTCGAAAACGACCGCCGGTTGCGGGAGCTGAAAGCACTGCGTGAATCGGCTGAAGCAGATAAGCGCTCTCTACTTTCGCGGCTAGGCCGCGATGCGTTGGGTGATACGGTGATCGGGGCCGACAATGGATTACGCCAGGTCATGCAACGCGTACAACAAGTGGCAGACTCGGATGCGGCAGTACTGGTACTAGGCGAAACCGGATCGGGAAAGGAAGTCATTGCGAGAAGTGTGCATCAACGCTCGACTAGAGCAGGAGGGCCCTTCATTCGCGTGAACTGCGGTGCCATTCCCCCTGAATTGGTCGATTCCGAGCTTTTCGGTCACGAGAAGGGAAGTTTCACAGGCGCTGTGTCAAGACGTCGTGGATGGTTCGAGCGTGCCGATGAAGGCACACTGTTCCTGGATGAAATTGGCGAGCTCCCCATGGCAGCTCAAGTGCGACTATTACGCGTGCTGCAGGACGGGTCTTTCGAAAGGGTTGGTGGCGAGACTTCCATCCAAGTCGATGTTCGGGTGGTAGCTGCAACGAATAACGACCTGGCTCGAATGGTCCAACGCGGCGAGTTTCGTGAGGATTTGTGGTACCGAATCGCCGTCTTTCCCATTGTCCTTCCCCCTTTGCGGGAGCGCAGTGAGGATATTCCTGCATTGGCAGAGCATTTTGCTGAACGCGCCGCACGACGGTTCGGAATGAAGCCGCAAGTGCTTTCCGCTCACGACCTCTCGCTTCTAGCAGCCTACCCATGGCCCGGGAATGTACGCGAGTTCAACTCTGTGTTGGAACGAGCCGTGATTCTTGGTGATGGCGAACGGCTCGATGTCAGTCAAGCATTGGGCGTTGCAAGCGAAACGACACCACCCCTCCCGCAGTCCACATCTTCGAACTCTGAGCGCAAGCAGTTAAAAAACACGGAAATACAGCCACTCGATGTTGTAATTCGCTCACACATTGAGCGCGCTCTGGTAGCCAGCCGAGGACGCATTGAAGGCCCCGAAGGTGCTGCTGACATATTACGTATCAATCCACACACGTTGCGAGCCCGCATGAGAAAATTGGCAATCGACTGGTCGAGGTACCGACAGTGA
- a CDS encoding polysaccharide pyruvyl transferase family protein, with protein MNYGDELIVRGWMSYLSRNENVKNIRIETNSKVSSERFHEEGVESAKEYGTAIVFDDFLYGLCGSVAGLSFWEQFVRGVEFFDKGGVDIYGEENFDFIDSVRAIHLHGGGYFNDIFPWHGFILGFTMSLAKREGIPAMATGIGLMPMGKPSREQREKFVSLMDCFSVFELRDVESFRLVKSLSGGKGNVVNGFDDNFMLKREDLFSCDGHGGANLVLSFIEHDICRMSRSYLKRLSEYAREFDRVVFWECYPWQDENVIEFMRSHISDLEVVCSRDWVYARGRLSQNDRVIVSRFHPHFCAARVGVSGVYNIKGRYYDVKHGSIVALGSGFGKGSLSRLVRPEKRQGVLCLYDEELASMKRKIVDIGVQDFSLR; from the coding sequence ATGAATTATGGAGATGAACTCATCGTTAGGGGGTGGATGAGCTACTTGTCAAGGAATGAGAATGTTAAAAATATTAGGATAGAAACAAATAGTAAGGTGAGTTCAGAAAGGTTTCACGAGGAGGGGGTTGAATCGGCCAAGGAGTACGGTACAGCAATAGTTTTTGATGATTTTTTGTATGGCCTGTGTGGAAGTGTGGCTGGATTGTCGTTCTGGGAACAGTTCGTCAGGGGGGTGGAGTTTTTCGATAAAGGAGGGGTTGATATTTATGGTGAAGAGAATTTTGATTTTATAGATTCTGTGCGAGCTATACATTTGCATGGGGGCGGGTATTTTAACGATATTTTTCCGTGGCATGGGTTCATACTAGGCTTTACGATGTCGTTGGCGAAACGTGAGGGAATACCTGCGATGGCGACAGGTATCGGTCTGATGCCTATGGGAAAGCCAAGCAGAGAACAAAGGGAGAAGTTTGTCTCGTTAATGGATTGTTTTTCTGTTTTTGAACTTCGGGATGTTGAGAGCTTCAGGTTAGTGAAGTCGCTTTCCGGAGGAAAGGGGAATGTTGTGAATGGGTTTGATGATAATTTTATGCTAAAGAGAGAGGACCTGTTTTCTTGCGATGGACATGGTGGTGCCAATCTAGTGCTCTCTTTTATAGAGCATGACATCTGCAGGATGTCAAGGAGCTATCTGAAGCGTCTCTCCGAGTATGCGAGAGAGTTTGATAGAGTCGTGTTTTGGGAGTGTTATCCGTGGCAGGATGAAAATGTTATTGAGTTTATGAGGAGTCATATAAGTGACTTGGAGGTCGTGTGCTCGCGCGACTGGGTGTATGCAAGAGGGAGGCTGTCACAAAATGACAGGGTTATAGTCAGCAGGTTTCATCCCCACTTTTGCGCGGCAAGGGTTGGAGTTTCTGGAGTCTACAATATAAAGGGAAGGTATTATGATGTTAAGCATGGGTCTATTGTTGCTCTGGGATCAGGGTTCGGAAAAGGAAGTCTGAGTAGGCTCGTTCGCCCTGAGAAGCGGCAAGGAGTTTTATGCCTATATGATGAGGAGCTGGCTTCCATGAAAAGAAAAATTGTTGATATTGGGGTTCAAGATTTTTCTCTAAGGTAA